Proteins from a single region of Rana temporaria chromosome 5, aRanTem1.1, whole genome shotgun sequence:
- the PRL gene encoding prolactin encodes MIDLMATSLKGAMMLMFAGSSILLAGNGVTSQPICPNGGTNCQVPTSALFDRAVKLSHYIHSLSSEMFNEFDERFTPGRRFLAKSGISCHTSSLNTPEDKEQARQIQHEDLLNLVLKVLRSWNDPLVHMVSEVQDIREAPDTILWKAVEVEEQTKRLLEGMERIIGRIQPGDSENEIYSPWPGPASIPGDENSRLFAFYNLLHCLRRDSHKIDNYLKLLKCRLIHEGNC; translated from the exons ATGATTGATCTGATGGCCACATCACTTAAAG GTGCGATGATGTTAATGTTTGCAGGATCCAGCATATTACTAGCAGGAAATGGGGTGACATCACAACCAATATGCCCAAACGGGGGCACAAACTGTCAAGTACCCACGTCTGCTCTCTTTGACCGTGCCGTAAAACTTTCACATTATATCCATTCTCTTTCCTCTGAAATGTTTAATGAGTTT GATGAGCGCTTTACTCCAGGTCGTAGGTTTCTAGCAAAATCTGGAATAAGTTGCcatacttcttctctgaataCTCCAGAAGACAAAGAGCAAGCCCGACAGATACAA CATGAAGATCTGCTGAACTTGGTACTGAAGGTTCTAAGATCATGGAATGATCCTTTGGTTCACATGGTTTCTGAAGTGCAAGATATCCGGGAGGCTCCAGACACCATCCTTTGGAAAGCTGTAGAGGTTGAAGAGCAAACTAAACGTCTACTCGAAGGAATGGAAAGGATTATTGGCAGG ATTCAACCAGGTGATTCAGAAAATGAAATTTACTCGCCATGGCCTGGCCCCGCTTCAATACCAGGAGATGAAAATTCACGCCTCTTTGCATTCTACAATCTACTCCACTGCCTTCGTAGGGACTCTCATAAAATTGACAACTATTTGAAGCTTCTAAAATGCCGTCTTATCCATGAGGGAAATTGTTAA